From a single bacterium genomic region:
- a CDS encoding UvrD-helicase domain-containing protein produces the protein MYIEGPLKSGKSSFLVEKFVELIKSGVLTSEILVITQNSYKKKIFSDKIREKLAEFQINGFGELPVFTFNGIVYHSIKSNWSLVEGLIPENIGKREIIPNLCELEAAELLIKKAIKEINKRESLEESLRDYQSHKNLKHQILRRHTLITNNCLDSQEIIDKSKLLGEQMGEQAQDVLKLVNILTNRYRTFYNLKQVPTFLYLLDNNKINFGKIKYLLVDDFDEMTYSAHYFIKKIIAEVKDFFIAADPQGSSRRGYLCANTSGYEEIKALNPSEIINLKSKKPSYPDAQELFQAIINNKTPNLNNIALIENSIRHVEMLEQVFARIEVMVNNEKFSPDDIVLVAPSMDAALKHALEEFFERKNIDYQFLTGSKKIFDDPLVFGTLIILQLINEEWRFKPKTFEIRSLLTGMLGISTILCEEILEKYTETGKLERNDNDLLSKCTERLNNLINLIKNLREEKISLSGQVEKIFSELVLPNINENNNIEAFNRMVESLLGFEKLLKTTQNKIFSEKDWLILMKDTIVSDNPSSAPELKKNCIKIATPQKVIDLEIESKIQIWLDVSSIHWTKDDTGPLYNAWVFHKDWQDGKYTPQIHQKLTMEKAAYCLRKLVSLCDGKILCYASQLDVSGSENNGGIESFITEKKELTKIKFEFTPRKDQAAVLDYKSGKMAISAVPGAGKTKILEALIIKMIKDGINPEEILVLTYMDSAARNIRERIKTSCPDLVKFPHISTIHGLGLGIIKQGDNHTQIGLDSDFDICDDTLKFKIMKEIYDKLITDNDYKFNSFSYDYPNAISQAKFLGISPEEIGKYLSNKDIELYNELFEFYPVYAEYQRILKERSMIDFDDLLIYSVKLLKNNTEIKNHYQEKFKYIIEDEAQDSSSVQQQLFGLISEKRGNLIRCGDPNQAITSSFSNSDVSGFVEFIKTTNMLVEMDHSQRCSNEIFELANSLIDWAMKQELLKDAFIPLKMHAVEGKNPETKECLNFKIYETPEEEKAKILKEIEKLKKSAYKFTIGILLRTNNAVIEWAQFLESNNIPYICYSESVAQKKVFRFVKAFLEVLNNPWNNKFVKNLYEEFVKSNILEHQFDSLHFFDKAGSPFICFAKNELPLGNAGKFQDEILKWLDKSNLPPEEIIARLGAEYFDSVIDKSNARIISLLVSRFRRYDTDNEENKTVNLPEILNYLDDLGKKKSLSGVKFFNEIEKDDDKYEFVQIMTAHKAKGLEFDTVFMPEMQEVKFSYPVNPEVVDIGKSGHLINQIKQIKKLHKSVEEIKLEQVHEHLRLIYVGITRARHYLYMSGNEKAKNNWYKTKEYRPSKILEYFIEQHTRIVK, from the coding sequence CGTCATTTCTGGTTGAAAAGTTTGTTGAGCTTATTAAATCAGGAGTTTTGACATCCGAAATTCTTGTTATCACTCAAAATAGCTACAAAAAAAAGATTTTTTCGGATAAAATCAGAGAAAAACTGGCAGAATTTCAAATTAACGGTTTTGGAGAGCTGCCTGTTTTTACTTTTAACGGGATAGTTTATCATTCTATTAAGTCAAATTGGTCGCTTGTGGAAGGATTAATCCCTGAAAATATCGGGAAAAGAGAAATAATACCAAATCTTTGCGAGTTGGAAGCGGCAGAACTTTTGATTAAAAAGGCTATAAAAGAAATAAATAAGAGAGAAAGCCTTGAAGAGAGCCTGAGAGATTATCAATCTCATAAAAACCTTAAGCATCAGATTTTGAGGCGGCATACACTTATAACAAATAATTGTCTTGACAGTCAGGAAATCATTGATAAATCTAAGCTGCTAGGTGAGCAAATGGGGGAGCAGGCTCAGGATGTACTTAAACTGGTTAATATTCTTACTAATCGCTATAGAACTTTTTATAATTTAAAACAGGTGCCTACTTTTCTTTATCTGCTTGATAATAACAAAATAAATTTCGGTAAAATAAAATATCTTCTGGTTGATGACTTTGATGAAATGACTTATTCCGCCCACTACTTTATAAAAAAGATTATTGCGGAAGTTAAAGATTTTTTTATAGCCGCAGACCCGCAAGGGAGTTCACGAAGAGGGTATTTATGCGCAAATACTTCGGGTTATGAAGAAATAAAAGCCTTAAATCCTTCTGAAATAATTAATTTAAAGTCAAAAAAGCCTTCATATCCGGATGCGCAGGAATTATTTCAGGCAATTATAAATAATAAAACGCCGAATTTGAATAATATAGCTCTTATTGAAAATTCTATACGGCATGTAGAAATGTTGGAGCAGGTTTTTGCCAGAATAGAAGTTATGGTAAATAATGAAAAATTTTCTCCTGATGATATTGTTCTTGTTGCACCTTCAATGGATGCAGCTTTAAAACACGCTTTAGAAGAGTTTTTTGAGAGAAAAAATATAGATTATCAGTTTTTGACAGGTTCAAAGAAGATTTTTGATGACCCTCTAGTCTTTGGTACGCTTATAATTCTCCAGTTAATCAACGAAGAATGGCGATTTAAGCCAAAAACTTTTGAAATAAGATCCTTGTTGACCGGCATGTTGGGAATTTCTACAATTTTATGCGAAGAAATTCTTGAAAAATACACAGAAACAGGCAAGCTTGAACGGAATGACAATGACCTTTTAAGCAAGTGTACAGAACGATTAAATAATTTGATTAATTTGATAAAAAACTTAAGAGAAGAAAAAATATCTCTTTCAGGGCAGGTGGAAAAGATTTTTTCTGAGCTTGTTCTTCCGAATATTAATGAAAATAACAATATAGAAGCCTTTAACCGAATGGTAGAGTCGCTTCTGGGTTTTGAAAAGCTGTTGAAGACTACTCAAAACAAAATCTTTTCTGAAAAAGACTGGCTGATTTTAATGAAAGACACGATTGTTTCTGATAATCCTTCTTCCGCGCCGGAATTGAAGAAAAATTGTATAAAAATCGCAACACCGCAAAAAGTCATTGATCTGGAAATTGAATCAAAAATCCAGATATGGTTGGATGTTTCAAGCATTCATTGGACAAAAGACGACACAGGACCGCTTTATAATGCATGGGTTTTTCATAAAGATTGGCAGGATGGAAAATACACCCCGCAGATTCACCAGAAACTCACTATGGAAAAGGCTGCTTATTGTTTAAGAAAGCTTGTTTCTTTATGTGACGGTAAAATTTTATGCTATGCAAGCCAGCTGGATGTTTCCGGCTCTGAAAACAACGGCGGAATAGAAAGCTTTATCACAGAGAAAAAAGAACTAACAAAGATAAAATTTGAATTTACTCCCCGCAAAGATCAGGCTGCCGTTCTTGATTATAAGTCGGGCAAAATGGCTATTTCTGCTGTGCCTGGAGCCGGAAAGACAAAGATACTGGAAGCCTTGATAATAAAGATGATTAAAGACGGGATTAATCCTGAAGAAATTCTTGTGCTTACTTATATGGATTCTGCGGCTAGAAATATCCGTGAGAGAATAAAAACTTCCTGCCCTGATCTTGTAAAATTTCCTCACATCAGTACTATTCATGGTCTGGGATTAGGTATAATAAAGCAGGGAGATAATCATACTCAAATAGGACTTGATTCTGATTTTGATATTTGCGATGACACCTTAAAATTTAAAATAATGAAAGAAATTTACGATAAATTAATTACAGATAATGATTATAAGTTTAATTCTTTCAGCTATGATTACCCGAACGCAATTTCGCAAGCAAAGTTTCTGGGAATTTCACCGGAGGAGATTGGAAAGTATTTATCAAACAAAGATATCGAACTTTATAATGAATTGTTTGAATTTTATCCTGTATATGCGGAATATCAAAGAATATTAAAAGAAAGAAGCATGATAGATTTTGATGATTTGCTGATTTACAGCGTTAAACTATTAAAAAACAATACTGAAATCAAAAATCATTATCAAGAAAAGTTTAAATATATTATAGAAGATGAAGCACAGGATTCTTCTTCTGTTCAACAGCAATTATTCGGGCTAATCAGTGAAAAAAGAGGAAACTTAATCAGGTGTGGCGACCCTAATCAGGCAATTACCTCCAGTTTTTCCAATTCTGACGTAAGCGGGTTTGTTGAATTTATTAAAACCACAAATATGCTCGTGGAAATGGATCACTCTCAAAGATGCTCAAATGAAATCTTTGAACTTGCAAACTCTTTAATTGATTGGGCGATGAAGCAGGAATTGTTAAAAGATGCTTTTATTCCTCTAAAAATGCATGCGGTAGAAGGAAAAAATCCTGAAACAAAAGAATGTTTAAACTTTAAAATCTATGAAACCCCTGAAGAAGAAAAAGCGAAAATATTAAAAGAAATCGAAAAACTTAAAAAAAGCGCTTATAAATTCACGATAGGGATTTTGTTGAGAACAAATAATGCAGTTATAGAATGGGCACAGTTTTTGGAATCTAATAATATACCATATATTTGTTATTCCGAGTCTGTCGCCCAGAAAAAAGTCTTCAGGTTTGTAAAAGCTTTTCTTGAAGTCTTGAATAACCCGTGGAATAACAAATTTGTCAAAAATCTTTACGAAGAATTTGTAAAATCAAATATTTTGGAACATCAGTTTGATTCGCTTCATTTTTTTGACAAAGCAGGCTCACCATTTATTTGTTTTGCAAAAAACGAACTGCCGCTCGGGAACGCAGGAAAATTTCAGGATGAAATCTTAAAATGGCTCGATAAATCAAACTTACCGCCGGAAGAAATAATTGCAAGGCTCGGTGCTGAATATTTTGATAGTGTTATTGACAAGTCAAATGCAAGGATAATAAGCCTTTTGGTCAGCAGGTTCAGGCGATATGACACAGATAACGAAGAAAATAAAACTGTTAATTTGCCTGAAATTTTAAATTATTTAGATGATTTAGGAAAGAAAAAGTCGCTTAGCGGCGTAAAATTCTTTAATGAAATTGAAAAAGATGATGACAAATATGAATTTGTGCAGATTATGACAGCCCATAAAGCAAAAGGACTGGAGTTTGATACTGTGTTTATGCCTGAAATGCAGGAAGTTAAATTCAGTTACCCTGTAAATCCTGAAGTAGTTGATATTGGAAAGAGCGGGCATCTTATCAATCAAATAAAACAGATTAAAAAACTCCATAAAAGTGTTGAAGAAATAAAACTTGAGCAGGTTCATGAACATCTAAGGCTTATTTATGTCGGGATTACAAGAGCCAGACATTATCTTTATATGAGCGGAAATGAAAAAGCCAAAAATAATTGGTATAAAACAAAAGAATACAGGCCTTCAAAAATTTTAGAATACTTTATAGAACAGCATACAAGGATTGTGAAATGA
- a CDS encoding PD-(D/E)XK nuclease family protein, whose translation MKNNLLNHDRFNTWQICRKKYYFKYIKELKYPEFHQDYELGKSIHALIDYHLRGFETRHLLKNADNKIIDRWNSIKNHPILNKKVIKTEWGFNTNLKNTPYWLIGRIDAIFFDEETGNYIIADWKTGEVVPKKIDTYFQHKIYLYALYQSRKDLGLDFEPKDLVFNYFEITPESVQKIEISFSEEKLFEYEKKFLNIIKKIESTVEFDVAENCFDKFCLYKRLCENK comes from the coding sequence ATGAAAAATAATCTTCTGAATCATGACCGCTTTAATACATGGCAAATTTGTCGAAAAAAATATTATTTTAAGTATATAAAAGAGCTTAAATACCCCGAATTTCATCAGGATTACGAACTTGGAAAATCAATTCATGCACTTATAGATTATCACTTAAGAGGTTTTGAAACAAGGCATCTATTGAAGAATGCAGATAACAAGATTATTGACCGCTGGAATTCCATAAAAAACCACCCTATATTAAACAAAAAAGTAATAAAAACAGAATGGGGCTTTAATACAAACCTTAAAAATACTCCATACTGGCTTATAGGAAGAATTGACGCTATATTTTTTGACGAAGAAACCGGCAACTACATTATAGCTGACTGGAAAACCGGCGAAGTCGTCCCTAAAAAAATCGATACTTATTTTCAGCACAAAATTTATCTTTATGCGCTTTATCAAAGCAGAAAGGATTTAGGGCTTGATTTTGAGCCAAAAGACCTTGTTTTTAATTACTTTGAGATAACTCCGGAGTCTGTACAAAAAATAGAAATAAGTTTTTCTGAAGAAAAATTGTTTGAATACGAGAAAAAATTTTTAAATATTATAAAAAAAATAGAGAGTACTGTTGAATTTGATGTTGCAGAAAATTGTTTTGATAAATTTTGCCTTTATAAAAGGCTTTGTGAAAATAAGTGA
- a CDS encoding ribbon-helix-helix domain-containing protein — MAKVLISMPTEFLEKIDNIAASEQRTRSELIREALRGYIRKSNIVNVENVENRAKVLESMLD, encoded by the coding sequence ATGGCAAAAGTGCTTATATCAATGCCGACCGAATTTCTTGAAAAAATTGATAATATTGCAGCCTCAGAACAACGCACAAGAAGCGAACTTATAAGAGAAGCTTTAAGAGGTTATATAAGAAAAAGCAACATAGTTAATGTTGAAAACGTTGAAAACAGAGCAAAAGTTCTTGAATCAATGCTCGATTAG